A segment of the Actinomyces sp. oral taxon 171 str. F0337 genome:
GACGGCACCCGACTCACCTATGGTGAGGTCGCCGATGGCGCCCTGCGCACCGCGGCGTGGCTGCGTGGGCGCGGTGTCGTGGACGGCGATGTCATCGGGGTCACGCTGCCCCGTGGCCCCGAGCAGATCATTGCCGTCCTTGGCGTCCTTGCCGCAGGAGCCATCTACGTCCCTATGTCCACAACGCACCCGCAGGCCCGGCGCACCGCCGCCTTCCAGCAAGCCGGTGTGGACCTTGTCGTGGACTCCCTTGAGGAGGCATGGGGCACCGAGCCCCTCAACACACCGGTGCCCATCACTCCGGAGCAGGCCGCCTACATCATCTTCACATCCGGCTCCTCCGGCGAGCCGAAGGGCGTCGAGATCAGCCACCGCTCTGCGTGGAACACGCTCGACGACGTTTGCACCCGCTTCGGCATAACACAGGAGGACCGGGGGCTGGCGGTCTCCGCACTCGATTTCGATCTGTCCGTCTTCGATATCTTCGGCCTACTCGGTCGAGGAGGCTCCCTCGTCCTGCTGCGAGACGAGGACCAACGCGATGCGGAAGAGTGGTCTCGGCTTGTCACCTCAATGGGAGTCACCGTATGGAACTCTGCCCCCATTCTGCTCGATATGCTCCTCACGACGCTGGAGGCAAGGCCCAGTGACAGCCTCGGACTGCGCCTCGTCCTCGAGTCCGGCGATTGGGTGGGTCTCGACCTGCCCGGACGTCTCCGGTCCTTGTGCCCCGATGCCCGCTTCGTCGCTCTAGGCGGAGCCACCGAGGCGGCTGTATGGTCCAACTACGAAGAGGTCGACGTCGTCGACCCGTCGTGGCGATCCATCCCCTATGGCCGTCCTCTCTCCAATCAACAGCTGCGCGTCGTCACGCCGAACATGCTCGACTGCCCCGTCTGGGTGGCCGGGGATCTGCTGATCGGCGGCGATGGAGTGGCCCACGGTTACCGCAACAATCCGGCGCTGACGGCAGCAGCCTTCAGCCGCGATGAGGACGGCATCTCCTGGTACCGAACCGGTGACCGGGCACGATACCTACCCGATGGGCGTGTCGAGTTCCTCGGTCGCACCGACCTCCAGGTCAAGGTTCGCGGACACCGCATCGAGCTCGGTGGGATCGAGTCCGTCCTCGCCAATCACCCGGACGTCAACAACGCGGTCGTTGTCGTGCACCGGGGTGCTGGCCACGAACTCGCCGCTGCCGTAACGGTCAACGGTGCGGTGGACGAGCCCACGCTGCTGAACTGGTTACGAGAACGGCTCCCCGCCTACGAGGTACCCGCCGTCGTGCTCGTCCTGCCCACTCTGCCGCTCACCCGCAACGGGAAAGTCGACCGCGCAGCCCTCACAACGTTGACAAGGGGATTGAGTGCAACGTCTACGGAGAACGACGCCCCGCCCGAGGGACCGTATGAGGAGTACGTGGCCGCCCTGTGGGAGGAGTTCCTCTCCGTACCGGTGACAAGTCGCGCTGCGAGCTTCTTCGAACTCGGCGGCGACTCTCTGACCGCCACCCGGATAGCGACCAGGATACGTTCCGAGGAGGGCGCGGATCTGCCCCTGCGAGACCTCTTCCTCGACCCGACTCTGGCAGGCACCGCGCGTGCCCTGGAGAGGTCGGGCCTCGCCCTGCCCTCATCCACCACGCCCGACGACGAGTACGAGGAGGGTGAGCTGTGAGTCCCACGTCCCCCAATGATCAGTCCCTTACCGTCCTGCTTGATGACCTGCGCCGTGCCGGTATCGAGCTTCACGCTGAGGACGGTCGTCTACGCTTCCGTGCACCTCGCGGCGCCCTCACCCCAGAACTCCGTGAACGCCTGACCGTGCACCGCGACGAGATCCTTGAGCGCCTCCAACGGAAGGACCGCCCACTCCTCAAGGCACACCCCGAGGACGCCGAGGCCCCCTTCCCTCTCACCGACATTCAGACATCTCATCTGGTGGGGCGTGGCAGCGCAATCGATTACGGAGGTCTCGGCTGCCACGGCTACACGGAGATCGAGTTCCCCGATCTGGATCCCGTCCGCCTTGAGGACGCTTGGAATCGACTCGTCGAACGGCACGGGATGCTTCGTGCCGGCTTTGACGTCGCCGGGTGGCAACAGGTACCTGCGACGCGTGAGCGAGTGAGCATCGGGGTCACCGATGTCCGCGGGCAGGGCATCGAAGCTGCCCAAACGGTGCTGGACACCACCCGTGAGCGGATGGCCCACCAGGTCTACGACATCGAGTCATGGCCACTGTTCGAGCTGCATGTGACGCGGCACGACTGCGGAGCTCGGCTGCATTTCTCCATCGACCTGCTCATCGCTGATGCGCGCAGCATCACGACGCTCATTGACGAACTCGTGAGCCTGTACTTGGCGCCGCATGAGGACCTCGAACCCCTGGATGCCACTTTCCGCGACTACGTCCTCGCGCTGCGTGCCATCCAGGAGCCGGGCCATCCGTGGGCCGAGCGGGTCGCTCAGGACCGGGACTACTGGCAGGAGCGGTTGAACGACCTGCCGGGTGCCCCGGAGGTCCCCCTCGCTCCACCGCGCCAGAGCCCACCGACTTTCCACCGTCACGTCCTGCGTCTGGACGCCAACCGTTGGAAGGCGCTCAAGACTTTCGCGGCCTCCGCTGGAGCATCACCGACAGGTCTCCTACTCGCCGTCTACGGCTCCACCCTGGCTCGTTGGGCTCGCAGACCGCGCTTCACGCTCAACGTCACCTCGCTCGTGCCGCTTCCCCTGCACGATGACCTCGAGCGCATCATCGGCGACTTCACCTCCACCATTCCTGTGCTCGTCGATGCGAGCGGAGCCGACCGCATTGAGGAGGTTATCGGCCGGGTACACCATCAGCTGTGGGAGGACCTCGACCACCACCACGTCAGTGGCGTTGAGGTCGTCCGTGAGATCGCCCGCCGTCGCGGCTGGAAGGCTGCGCTCCTCCCCTTCGTTTTCACATCCATGCTCGGTGTCGGCAGCCGCGATTCCCTGTCTCGTCTTGGCGGCAGGACCGTCCAAGGCCTGACCCAGACCCCGCAGGTACTCATCGACTGTCAAGTCCTCGAACTCGACGGGGAGCTCGAGGTGAGTTGGGACGTCCGTGACGAAGCCCTGCGCGGTGATTGGGACAAGGATGCCTTCACCTGTATGCGGGACCTCCTCCTGGCCCTGGCGGATGGCCGCCCCATCCCCATGGAACCGGACCCGACCATCTGCCGGATCACTCCTGTCCCCGGCCGACCAATCCGATTGGAGCGGTCGGTTGTTGATCGTGCGCTGACCGCCCCCGGCTCCGTAGCCGTCATCAGCGGTGAGAGGTCCTGGACCTACAAGAACCTCCTCGACCGCTCGGCCGCGTACGCCGCCTCGATCCGCGCCGCCGGCGCGGCCCCCGGAAATCATGTGGCCGTATGTCTTCCCCATGGCTTCGAGCTCGTGTCCGCCCTCGTCGGAGCCCTGCGCGCAGGCACCGCCTACGTGCCCATCGACGTTTCACATCCGGTAGGACGACGCGTCCGCATCGCCGAGCTCGCCGAAGCGAGCCTCGTCATCACGGACCGGGACCACACCGCCGAGGACTGGAGGTGCACGGTCCTCAACGCCGAGTCCGTCACCGACTCCCTCATCGCTGACACAGCGGGTATCGACGAGGAGACGGACACGTCTGCGCCCGCCTACCTCATCTACACGTCGGGCTCCACTGGTGCTCCGAAGGGCGTCGTCATCACGCACGCCGCCGCCGGCAACACGATCATGGACGTCTCCACCAGGTTCGGAGTCGATGAGCACGACCGGGCAATGGCTTTGGCCTCCCCCAGCTTCGACCTATCCGTCTACGACGTTTTCGGTGTCCTCGCCGCAGGTGGAGCACTCATCATCCCCACCGAGCAGCAACGCACCGACCCCGTGGCCTGGGCGGGTCTCGTCCGGCACCACAAGATCACCATATGGAACTCCGTGCCCGCCCAGATGCAGATGGTCCTCGATTCCCTCGTGGGTGGGGACAATGATCTCGCGAGTCTGCGCACGGTCCTGCTGTCGGGCGACTGGATCCCCGTGGCGTTGCCCGGCCAGCTGCGCACCGCCGCTCCGAGCGCCCGTATCATCAGCCTCGGCGGCGCCACGGAGGCCTCTATCTGGTCAGTGTTCCACGAGATCGACGAGGTTGCACCGACATGGGTCTCCATACCCTACGGTCGAGCCCTGACGAACCAGGCGATCCACGTTCTTGACGAGGATCTTCGTGAACGCCGCCCCGGTGTGGACGGCGAGCTCTATCTCGCCGGCGCAGGCTTGGCTCAGGGATACCATGCCTCTCCTGAGATCACCGCACGTCAATTCCTCATCCATCCTCGCACCAACGAGCGCCTGTACCGCACCGGCGACTGGGGCCGTAGGGACACCGAGGGCATTGTCGAGTTCCTCGGCCGTGAGGACGGCCAGGTCAAGGTCCACGGACACCGTATCGAACTGGCTGAGGTCGAGTCCGCCCTCGCATCCCACCCGTCGGTGTCGTCAGCTGTGGCACTCGTCGACCGTAGCGGGGACTCCCAGCGTCTCGTCGGCTTCGTCGCCCCCGCCCCCGCCACCGACGCACCTGTAGCAGCCGGGCTCGCGTCCAGCCCGATCCTGGACGACGTCGACAACGCTGAACTCGCCCAGGTCGCCATTCTCGGCGGCCGACGGGCGCTCCATTCGATGGCACGCGTCCTGTGGGACGGTGGCCTCGACTCGGGTCCGCGCACACACGAGGAACTGCTAGCCCTCGCCACACCGTCGCATCATGGTCTGCTCACCCGTTGGATCCGCGCTCTCGTCCATGAGGGTCTCCTTGTCGAGAGCGAGGGTACTTACTGCATGCACGCCGAGCCGACCTATCAGGAGGCAGAAGCGCTCGATGTCCGTATCCGCGAGATGGAGGATCACACCGGGTACGGGCACGAAGTCGACGCCTATATCCGCAACTGCATGGCTGCTCTGCCCAGCCTGCTGCGCGGCGACGCCCGGGCCACCGAGCTCCTCTTCCCGGAGGGAAAGGCCGATGTCGCCCTGGGGGCGTACCGGGACAACCTTGTCAGCCGCTACTTCAACGACATCATCGCCCGCACAATCTCCTCACTCGCAGAAGACCGCCCCACCGGTTCCCCGCTGCGGATCCTCGAGGTGGGAGCCGGCGTCGGCGGGACCTCGACAGCCGTTCTTGAGTCACTTGAGGGAACTGATACGCAATACCTGTTCACCGACGTCTCAACGTTCTTCCTCACCCGAGCGCGGGAGATCTACGGCCCGCGCCCCGGCCTGACGTATGGGATCCTCGACATCAACCACGATCCCCTTGAACAGGGCATCGCACCGAACTCCTGCGACGTCGTCCTGGCTGCGAACGTCCTGCACAACGCGCTCGACATCGACACGGCACTCGAACGGATCCACGGGATGCTCGCCCCACGGGGACGCCTCGTCCTCCTCGACGAGGCCCGGGACAACTACACGCTCATGGTCTCCATGGACTTCCAGTCCGGGCTTCGGCAGGAGTTCGTCGATTTCCGTCAGGACACAGGTGAGGTCTTCATCCCCGCCTCCACGTGGCGCGAGCTGCTAGAGCGGCACGGCTTCATCCTCGAGGGATTCACCCCCGGCGACGACGACTTGGCATCAGTCGGGCAGGTCCTCGCGCTCGCCCGCGTCAAAGACGGCCTCGCTCCCGTCTCTTCAGAAGAACTCACCAAGTACCTCGAGGACAAGCTGCCCCCATACATGGTTCCCGCCGAGCTCCGAGTCCTCGATACTCTGCCGACAACCTTGAATGGCAAGACGGATCGCAAGGCGCTCGGCGAGCAGCTCCGAGTCGTCACCCATGCCGTCAACGCGAGCGGCGACGAGGAGGCCACTGGCACCGAGCAGGCCGTGGCTGCCATCTGGCAGGAGATCCTCGGGACTGGACCGCTCAGTCCGTCTCAGAACTTCTTCAACGTCGGCGGGGACTCCCTGCTCGTCGCCCGCATGGTCAATGAACTACGTCACCGTGGTCTCGTTCCGGACTCCGTGACATGGGACGACGTCATGCGCAGGGTGATGACCGACCCAACGGTCCGTGGCGTAGCCGCGCTCGTCGATGCCCTCGCCATCGACGGCACGGACAAGGCGAACGGGGCGACCTCATCTGGCGCGATCGTCCTGCGACCGGGCGCGGGACGCACGGCACGCGTCATCGTGCATGACGGCTCGGGCACGCTCACCCCCTATCGCAACCTCATCAATGAGCTCCGAACGGCCGAGTCGCCACTGCCGCTCATCGGTCTCGAGGCCTCTGACCCGCAGTTCCTCACCACCCTCGAGCCGGAGGAAGTCCTCGATCATCTCTGCGATGAGCACATCCGGACCCTACGCACCCTCGATCTGGAAGAAGTCCGTCTCACCGGCTACTGCATGGGTGGGATGGTCGCGGCAGAACTCGCCCGGCGCCTGCCGGAGGCTGGAATCCGTGTCAACGGCCTCACAGTCATCTCCTCCTACCGGCTGCCCTGCGATGTTACCTCCCGCTTCGTCGTCGAATACGTCTACGCTCGTTCCGTCGGCATCGACCCGACCGTGCTCGGCTTCGCAAAGCCCGAAGTCATGGGGGAGCTCCTGCAAGCCGCCCTCCAACGGACCCCCGGCACGATATCGGACGAGTCGATCGCTGCGGCCGCGGACGAGTCGGGACTCACGGACCTGAGCACGCTGCTGCGCATGGAACCCGATGCCCGCCTCAAGAATCTCGTCACCGCCGTCGGGCCCAGCTTCGATGCCAGCTACATCCGCAACACCTTCGAGATGTTCCGTCAGGCGATGAGGGTCATGGGGCGAGTGGAGCCCACCGTCTGCGAGACGGATCTGACCTTTCTCTCCGAGCACGGTGAACAGGCCCTCCTGCCAGGGCTCGACGACGACATGGAGTCCTTCTGGGATTCCCGGAGCAACGCCCGCTTCCGCACCGTGGACATTCCTGGTAACCACTTCTCCTGCATGGAACCTCCTATCGTGTCTCGGATCGCCGCGGAGCTTCTCGAGGATGACCTACGGTGAGCACCATCGGCATCATTGGAGCCAACGGCACTATCGGTAGCGGGGTGGCCCGCGCTCTCGCTCGCACGGGGAACGACCTGTGTCTGGGTACACGGGTGCCCGAACGCGTTCATAGCCTTGTCAATGAGGTGGCTCGTCCCGATGGTCCCAGTATCGAGGTCCGTACCGTCGATCTTGATGATGACAACTCCGTTGTCTCTTTTCTCGACGGCCTCGACGCCGTCGTATCCTGCGCTGCCCCGTCCTCCCGTTGGTCCGGTCCGATGGCCCGCAGGGCCCTCACCGTTGGGGTTCCCCTCGTCGACCCCGCAGGAGGTGACCTGCTCCACGAGTGCAGCGACCTCGGAAGGTTCTACGGGAACGGTGGCGACCTGCGCTCGGCCGTCGTCGTCGACGCCGGTATGCAGCCCGGTCTCACCGGCCTCATAGTGCGCGCTCTCCTCGCCCGTGCCTCTTCAACGCCCCGCAGCGTCGGCCTGTGGCACGGAGGCCTGGGCGTCATCCCGAAGGGTTCCGCCCAGGACCTCCTCCTCGGTACGAGCACGGGAGGTGGCACCCCGCACGCCCGTCGTCACGCACACCGCGTAGTCCCGTTCTCAGGTGGAGGGCGCCACCTGCCGCCCAATGTGCCCCCGACGGCGACTGCCACACCGATCCTGACCGAGGAGATCAACCGGATCTGCTCCGCCCAGAGGATCCCCGACGCAGTCGAGTATCAGATCATCAACGGCGAGCACGTCGCCGAGGTGGCACGCTACTACGCGGCCTCACCCATACTGCTTGGGGACGAGGAACGCATGCAGGAGGCCGTCCACCGGCTCCAGAATGCCGCTCGGGTGGATTGCATCAGCCATCATCCCTCCTACACGCTGCATGCCTGGGCAGGCGATGACGAACTCATCGTCACCACCGACGCGCCCTTCACTCTCACGGCCGAGGTCTCCGCTCTGACCACCATCGCCCTCCTCGAGGGACGAGTCGACTCCGCTGTCCTCCCGTTTGACGAGGCCGTTGACCCCACCTGGGTTTTCTCCCGACTGAGAACACTGCCTAGTGTCACCATCACCGGCAACTCCTGGTACGAGACCGGGGAGAGCCCTCCGGACGGGACGAGCTGCGACATGGAGGAGGGGGAGATCCTATGACCTGCTTGGCGCTGTCCTCGGCACTCCACAACCCGCTGCTGTACGCCGTTGGCCGGGTCCAGACCCCGACTGCAGTGGTCCTCGGGCTTCCACACGCCGGCGGGACCTGTCGCTTGTTCCTCGGCTGGGAGAGGCTCGTGCCTCACGATACCCAGCTTCTCGCACTGCGCTACCCGGGCAGGGAGGCTCGTCTCACCCATGCCCCCTTCCGCCGGATGAGCGACCTCGTTGAACAGATCCTCTCCGCAACCCTTTTCCTGGAGGACATGGATCTGTACCTCTTCGGCCATTCCATGGGTGCACTCGTCGGATACGCGGTGTGCCAGGAGATGAAGGCCCGGGGACGCCGTGCGCCCTCAGGTCTCGTCGTATCCTCAAGTCGGCCTCCCCGGGGCACGCCCGAGAGCGCCCCGATCCGCACCCGGAGCGACGCCAGCCTGTGCGAGGAGCTCCTCGCCCTGGGCGGCACACCTCCAGAGGTCCTCAAGGACCCCGCAACAAGAGAACTCGTCCTGTCCTCGCTGCGGGCCGACTACGAGCTGCTCGAGACCTGGACGCCCTTGGAAGGGCCCATCGACTCCCCCATCCACGAGATCCACGGCGACGCGGATACCCTCACTGAAGACGACGTCGACGGCTGGAGACGCTCCACCACGAGCGATTTTCATTCACGGACCGTTCCCGGCGGGCACTTCTACCTATCAGATTCCCCAGCTCTCGCCACCCATTGTCTGACGGACCTCATCCGGTCCCGTCGCACCACCAACCACCAGTAGCACGAATGAAGAAGGGCACCACGCATGGACATCCGCATCGATTCGGTCAACAAGTCCTTCGGGCAGGGCGACGGTAAGATCGACGTCCTCAAGGACGTCTCCTGCACAATTGACGAGTCAGAGATATGCATGATCGTCGGTGCGAGCGGTTCTGGTAAATCGACTCTACTCAACTGCCTCGGCGGACTGGACCGGCCAGACTCCGGCACGATCCTGGTCGGGGATCGGGAGATCACCTCACTCAGCCGTAAGGATCTCGGCCGCTACCGCCGCGACCTCGTGGGCTTCGTCTTCCAGTTCTACAACCTCGTTCCGACCCTAACCGCCCGTGAAAACGTCGGCGTCTGCGAGTACCTGAGCGACGACCCCATGCCTCTGGACGATCTGCTCGCTGACCTTGGGCTGGCCGACCACCGCAACAAGTTCCCCTCCCAGCTCTCCGGCGGACAGCAGCAGCGCTGCGCCATCGCCCGCGCACTCATCAAACGTCCACGGCTGCTTCTGTGCGATGAGCCCACCGGGGCGCTCGACTACGAGACGAGCAAGGAGATGCTCTCCCTTCTTGAACGTATCAACCACGACCTGGGTACGACCATCGTCATCGTCACACATAACCAGGTGCTCGCTGAGATGGCGCACCGCACCATCACCGTCCGCGATGGCCGTATCTCCGATGTCGAGGTCCGGGAAGACCCTGCGCTTGCCTCGAGCCTGACCTGGTGAAGGGACGCACCGTGAAAATGCTCAACATGCAACTCCTGCGCGATCTGCGCTGCCAGTGGTCGCGCTACCTCGCCTCCGCCCTGCTCATCCTCCTCGGCATCGTCGTGTCCGCAGGCATGGCAGCCGGCAACGGCTCCGCGCTGAACACTGCCAAGGATGCACAGCATACCGGCAACGTCGAGGACGGATACCTCGAACTCACGGCCGAGTTGACCAATGATCAACTCACCTCATTGCGGAACAAGGGTTTGACCTTCGAACGCGCCGAGTTCACCGACGTCCCGGCCGCCGACAACTCCACCGTTCGCGTCTATGAGAACCGCAGCACGATCGACCGCATCAACCTGGAGTCCGGAGCCCTGCCCACAGCGAACGATGAAATCGCACTCGAGCAGACTTACGCCAGGGCCCACAATCTCAAGGTCGGGGACACACTCGACCTCGACGGCACCAGACTCACCATCACCGGTATCGGCTCCACCCCGGATTACGCGACTGTCGTCGCCCGCCCCACCGACACGGCTGCCGATCCCAACGAGTTCGGAACCGCCTTCACCGCCGTGAGCACCGTGGAGTCCCTCGCCAAACAGGGCAACACGCTGACCACCACCTACGTCTACCTCCTGGGCGACTCCGATATGGAGGCCACCGACATCGTCAGCGAGATCAGCAACGCCCTCAGGGACCACGCTGGCACCGCCCAGGTCTCCTCCTACCTCGAACACGACGACAACCCCCGCATCGTCACCGTCATCGATGACCAGACTGTCACCGTCCAGGCCGCTTACATCGCCGGATTCGTAGCGCTAGTCCTCATCGCCTACGTGCTCTCTGTCCTCACTGCCGACAATATTCGCCGCCAGTCACCCGTCATCGGCACCTTCTACGCACTCGGCATCACCAGGCGCGAACTCATCGCCCATTACATGCTCCTGCCCGTCATCCTGGCCGCAGTGTGCGCCGTCGCCGGTACGGTCGGAGGTTTCCTGGCTGCACCGGCCATGCAGAACGCGACGACCTACTACTCGATCCCGGCCCTCGGGTCAGTGGTCTCACCGGGCGTCATCGCCTATGGCGTCCTCACACCGCTCATCACCGTGACGCTCGTCAGCTTCCTCGTCCTACGCAGGAAACTCGCCAAGGAGCCGCTACAGCTGCTTCGCCGCGACACCGGCCAACGTCCGCCATCGAGGGCGACGCTCGAGTCCCTACCCTTCGCGTTCAGCTTCCGTCTGCGCTCCTTCATGCGCGCTTGGACCACTTATGTGCTCATGCTGCTCGGAGTCGTCCTGTCCCTCCTGCTCATGGTCTTCAGTTTCGGCATGCACGACTCCGTCGTGTCCTACGCCGACGACGTGCGCGAGGACATTGATTTCGAGGTCGTCTACGTCTTCCTTGGCGCACCGCCCACGAGTCCGGACGGCGCCGAGACAGCGACGCTGAGGTCCGCCAAGCTCGTGGGCGCTGAAGGCGCCGGCGCCAGCCTGTCAGTCATTGGCATCGACAAGGACACCCAGTACTTCGACGTCGACCTGTCCGGCACCGACGAGACCCACGTCCTCATCTCCAAGGCCGTTTCCCTGAGGTACGGCTACGAGGTGGGCGATGAGTTCACACTCGATCCCATGGACACGGACAACCGCAAGGTCGTCGTCGCCGGGATTGTCGACTACCCGCAGATGGCAGTCTTCGGCGAGCATGAGGACGTTAACTCCCTGCTCGGCCTCGACAGAGGCTCGTCCAACGCGATCGTGAGCGGCACCGTCAATGACGACCTCGATAATCAGGCGCAGTCCGTCATCAGCCGGTCCGACATGATCACCTCGGTCAACACTTTCACCCAAGCGATGCGCCCCACGATCCTCGTCCTGTTCATCGCGTCAATCGGCCTGTTCATCATCGTCATGTTCCTCCTTATGAGGATGGTGGTTGACCGCGAGCAGTACTCGATCTCCCTCATGAAGGCCCTCGGCTACGACGAGGCGAAAGTCGGTCACCTGTATCTAGGCAACTACATCCTCCTCGTACTGCTCTCCCTCACCGTCGGACTGCCGCTCTCCGTCGCCATCATGAGACCGACCTGGCAGTACATGATCTCGAGTCTGGCGACGGCCTTCCCATTCACCACGTCGTCCCGGTCCGTCATCCTCATCGTCGTCATCGTTCTCGCCACCTACGGAGTCGTCCGATTCCTGTCCGGGCGGCACCTGCGCGGTGTCGATGTCACCGAGATCCTCAAGGATCGCGAGTAGCAACCCATCGCTCACGTCCCCGCAGGCCACTTGCCTGCGGGGACAACGACGGCAGTCACGAGAATCCCGTCGCTCACGCCCCAGCCCCCGGTCAGCGTGAATCGGAGCCCCGACTCGCCATGAATCTCAGCGGTCAGAACACCGTCACCAAGTGCGACATCCGCGTCCTCGAAGCCGAGCCACGAACGCTCGCGCGGGTACCAGGCTTTGTACACGGACTCCTTGGCGCTGAACAGGAGACGGTCCCAGGAGACGCCCCCGACGGGCAGAGCCCGCAACCGGCGCCGCTCCGCCGGGGAGGCGACGATGTCGATCACACCGTCCGGGAGCGGTTCGTCCGGCTCAGCATCAATGCCGATCGCATCCGCATCATGCGCGAAGGCGACGGCGGCGGCGCGCAGACCGCGGCAGTGGGTCATCGAACCGACGATACCGTTGGGCCAGGACGGTTCTCCGGCCTCACCGGGAACGAGCGGGACGGGAGGGACACCGAGACGGCCAAGCGCGAGGCGAGCACAGGCACGCACAGTGACGAAGTCGGCGCGACGCGAGACAACCATGGAAGACGCTCGTTCCTCCTCCTCGAGAAAGAGGGGAACGTTGAGATCGACTCGGCTGTCCGCAACTGCGACCCCGGTGGGCAGGAGCCCGTCATAGGCGGTCAGTTGCTCGGGCACATCCCCGTTCCTCCCCTCCTCATTCCTCTCCGGCTACCTCTCTGCACTGCACAGGTTGGCCAGCACCGGGCGAACGCACAGTAGCCTCGAGGCGGAGCGCCTCCTTATCAAACCATCTCGGACAGAACGATCCGTCCTGCGCGAGACGCCGGCGGTCCCAGGTCGGGGCCGGAGCCTCAAACCCGCCGCGGCTCGACACTGCTGGAGCGGCTCCAGCGAAAATATACGACCGTCGCGGCCAGCACCAGGATCCCACCCGCCCAGAAGTGAGGCATCCACAGAACCAGCCGCCACCAGCCATAGCGGGAGAGCGGTTCCCCCGACAAGATTGTCGGGATCGCCGGCACCGAGCCGACCACCCCGTAGGCGATGAGCAGGGCTCCCGAGACCCAGCCGAAGGCCAGGCGCATCCAGCGCGGCACCCTGATGACGTCCGGGCGCAGGAGGGCGAGGCCGAAGATGACGAACCCCAGCTTCACCAGCCCGGAGACGAGGACGACCACGACGAACCAGGTGGGCCGCTCCTGGGCGAGCCTCAGCCCCTCCCCCTGAAGAACCGTGTCGACCAGCCACGGGGAGCCCAGCGCCCAGGACACGCTGATACTGCCGAAGAAGGCCCACCACAGCATCATGGCGATGACCACCGCCCGTGAGCGCCCCGTCATCTCAGCGCCTCCTTCTGCGGCCTCCTCGGCCTATTCGGCCTCGATCAGGATCGTCACCGGGCCGTCGGCTTCCATGTCGATC
Coding sequences within it:
- a CDS encoding ABC transporter ATP-binding protein; this translates as MDIRIDSVNKSFGQGDGKIDVLKDVSCTIDESEICMIVGASGSGKSTLLNCLGGLDRPDSGTILVGDREITSLSRKDLGRYRRDLVGFVFQFYNLVPTLTARENVGVCEYLSDDPMPLDDLLADLGLADHRNKFPSQLSGGQQQRCAIARALIKRPRLLLCDEPTGALDYETSKEMLSLLERINHDLGTTIVIVTHNQVLAEMAHRTITVRDGRISDVEVREDPALASSLTW
- a CDS encoding ABC transporter permease, which translates into the protein MKGRTVKMLNMQLLRDLRCQWSRYLASALLILLGIVVSAGMAAGNGSALNTAKDAQHTGNVEDGYLELTAELTNDQLTSLRNKGLTFERAEFTDVPAADNSTVRVYENRSTIDRINLESGALPTANDEIALEQTYARAHNLKVGDTLDLDGTRLTITGIGSTPDYATVVARPTDTAADPNEFGTAFTAVSTVESLAKQGNTLTTTYVYLLGDSDMEATDIVSEISNALRDHAGTAQVSSYLEHDDNPRIVTVIDDQTVTVQAAYIAGFVALVLIAYVLSVLTADNIRRQSPVIGTFYALGITRRELIAHYMLLPVILAAVCAVAGTVGGFLAAPAMQNATTYYSIPALGSVVSPGVIAYGVLTPLITVTLVSFLVLRRKLAKEPLQLLRRDTGQRPPSRATLESLPFAFSFRLRSFMRAWTTYVLMLLGVVLSLLLMVFSFGMHDSVVSYADDVREDIDFEVVYVFLGAPPTSPDGAETATLRSAKLVGAEGAGASLSVIGIDKDTQYFDVDLSGTDETHVLISKAVSLRYGYEVGDEFTLDPMDTDNRKVVVAGIVDYPQMAVFGEHEDVNSLLGLDRGSSNAIVSGTVNDDLDNQAQSVISRSDMITSVNTFTQAMRPTILVLFIASIGLFIIVMFLLMRMVVDREQYSISLMKALGYDEAKVGHLYLGNYILLVLLSLTVGLPLSVAIMRPTWQYMISSLATAFPFTTSSRSVILIVVIVLATYGVVRFLSGRHLRGVDVTEILKDRE
- a CDS encoding 4'-phosphopantetheinyl transferase family protein; translation: MPEQLTAYDGLLPTGVAVADSRVDLNVPLFLEEEERASSMVVSRRADFVTVRACARLALGRLGVPPVPLVPGEAGEPSWPNGIVGSMTHCRGLRAAAVAFAHDADAIGIDAEPDEPLPDGVIDIVASPAERRRLRALPVGGVSWDRLLFSAKESVYKAWYPRERSWLGFEDADVALGDGVLTAEIHGESGLRFTLTGGWGVSDGILVTAVVVPAGKWPAGT
- a CDS encoding DUF3995 domain-containing protein, with protein sequence MTGRSRAVVIAMMLWWAFFGSISVSWALGSPWLVDTVLQGEGLRLAQERPTWFVVVVLVSGLVKLGFVIFGLALLRPDVIRVPRWMRLAFGWVSGALLIAYGVVGSVPAIPTILSGEPLSRYGWWRLVLWMPHFWAGGILVLAATVVYFRWSRSSSVEPRRV